The DNA segment CGGGAGCGCAGTTCGCTGCCGTCGTCGAGTTCGACGATCTTGTAGGAGTCCTCGACCCGGATCGCGGTGACCGACAGGGGACTCAGGATCTCCGCTCCGAGCCGGCGCGCCTGCGTGACCGCCCGCCTGGCGAGGTCGGCACCGCTGATGCCGTGCGGGAACCCGAGGTAGTTCTCGATGCGGGAGCTCGTGCCGGCCTGCCCGCCCGGGACCTCGCGTTCGACGACCGCGGTCCGAAGACCCTCCGACGCGCCGTACACGGCGGCCGCGAGCCCGGCCGGGCCGGCGCCGATGACGATCAGGTCGTAGAACGGTTGCTGCGCCGGGGCGCGCAGGCCGATGCGTTCAGCGAGTTCGTGCAGGCTCGGGCAGAACAGCGTCGTGCCGTCGGGCAGGAACACCACCGGAAGGCGGTGCATCCCGTCGCTCGACGCCTCGACGAGCGCACGGGCGCCGTCGTTCTTCTCGATGTCGAGCCACTGGTATGGGATCTGGCTGCGCGCGAGGAAGTCCTTGACCACGTGCGTCGTCGGCGACCACAGCGTCCCGGCGACCCGGATGCCCTCGTACAGCGGGGGCGTGTTCGCCCGCCAGTCGTCGACGAGCTCGTCGATGACCGGGTAGAGCCGTTCCTCCGGCGGGTCCCAGGGCTTGAGCAGGTAGTAGTCGAGGTCGAGCGAGTTGATGCTCGTGATCGCGGCGCTCGTGTCGGCGTACGCGGTCAGCAGGACGCGCTTGGCGTCGGGGTACAGGGTGAGCGCCTCGGCCAGGAACTCGGTGCCGGTCATGCCCGGCATCCGCTGGTCGACCAGGAACAGCGCGACCCGATCACCGCGCCGCTTGAAGCCCTGCACCGCGTCCAGCGCGTCGGCGCCGGACCCGGCGCGCACGATCCGGTAGTCGTCCCGGTAGCGAGCCGACAGGTCGCGGGCGATCGCGCTGAGCACCTGCGGTTCGTCGTCCACGGTCATGATCACCGGCTTGGCCATGATCAGTCCTCCTCGCCGTCGTCGGACGGAGCCACGCCCACGGGAAGGCGGGCCGTGAACCGCGTGAACGCGGGCCCGGAGTCGACCTCGAGGTCGCCGTGGTGCTTCTTGACGATGATGTTCCGCGAGATCGGCAGGCCGAGCCCGGTGCCCTCGCCGAGCGGCTTGGTGGTGAAGAAGGGATCGAACACCCGCGAACGCGCCTCGGGCGACATGCCCGGGCCGTCGTCCTCGACCTCGACGACGATGCGATCGCCCTCGCCGCGAGCCCGGACCGTGAGGGTGCCCTCGCCGCCCATGGCGTCGATGGCGTTGTCGATCAGGTTGGTCCAGACCTGGTTCAGTTCGCTCGCGTGCGCCTGGATCGTGGGCAGGTCGGCGTCGTACTCCTTCACGACGCGCACCCCGCGCTTGAGCTTGTTGTGCAGCATCACGAGCGTGTTGTCGAGCCCGTGCCGGACGTCGACGTCCTGGACGGGGGCCTGGTCCATGTAGGTGTACGTCTTCAGCGCCTTCACGAGTTCGACCATGCGCGTCGTGCCGACGGCGACCTCGGCCAGCAGCGAGTACACGAGGTACTTCTGGCTCAACCAGACGACGATGACGCGCCGTTCCTCCTCGGGGAAGACCTCTTCGAGCCGTTCGAGGTCGTCGATCCCGATGCCGAGGCTGACCAGGCTCGGCGCGAGTTCGCCCGCCTCGGCGACCCCGTGCTCGTCGAGCCAGGACTCCACAGCGGCCTCACGGTCGCTGCGCTCGAGCGCACCGTACTCGGCGGGGCGGTCCGCGCGCTCGGCCGCGAGGGCGTCGAGTTCGCGCAACCGTTCGAGTCGCGACCCGTACAGGCCGAGCCTGCCGAGCTCGAGCTGGGTGACCTGCAGTTTCGCGAACGCGGCCTGCGCCTGGCTCGAGCCCCGCTGCGCCGCCGAAGCGGGATTGTTCAGCTCGTGCGCCATCCCGGCGCTCAGCCGCCCGAGCGAGGCCATCTTCTCCTGGAGGATCAGCTGGTCCTGCATCCGGCTCAACTGGTCGAGGGTGCCCTCGAGGGCCGCGTTCTTCTCCCGCAGTTCGGCCGAACGCGCCCGCAGGTCGCGTTCGCTGCGGCGGATCGCCGCCTCGGCGGCGCGGCGCTCGCCGATGTCGCGGATGATGCCCGTGTAGAACCGTTCGCCCCGGATCATCCACGTCGACAGCGACAGCTCGATCGGGATGCGTTCGCCCGCCTTCGTCCTGGCGGACAGCTCGACGGTGCGGCCGATGACCTTCGCCTCGCCGGTCTCGGCGTACCGCCGCATGCCGGCGTGGTGCGCGTCGTGGAACTCGGGCGGGACGATCAGGTCGAGCAGTCGCCCGACGGCCTCCTCCTCCTCGTACCCGAGCACGCGGGTCGCCGCCGAGTTCCACGCGACGATGCGCCCGTCGCGATCGGCCGAGACGATGGCGTCGATGGACGCCTCCGGAACCGACCCGAACGCGTCGGCATCGACGGCGCGGTCCTCGAGTTCCCGGACGATCCCGGTGAAGTACCGGCGACCGCCGAACACCCAGGTGGCGTACGAGAGTCCGGCGAGGAACTCGGTGCCGTCGCGCCGTGCGACCGAGAGGTCGATCGAAGCGCCGATGATGTGCCGGTCGTCGCCGACCCGCACCCGGTCCAGGCTGGCCCGGAACCGGTGCCGCTCGCGCAACGGCACGAGCATGCCCACCGGCTGCCCGAGGGCCTGCGCCTCGGTGTGCCCGAGGAGGGCCGTCGCGGCGTCGTTCCAGCCCCGGATCACGCCGCGTTCGTCGGCCGTGACGACCGCTTCCCGCTCGGATGCCGCGGCCTCGCGGAACCCCGCCTGCGACTCCCGCAGCGCGCGCCGGAGCCGCGAGACGACGACCAGCCGTTCGACGCGGTCGAGCACGTCCTGCGGGTCGAACGGGGTCGACATGAGGTCGTCTCCCGCGGCGAGCGCCCGGACGCGGATGCCCACGTCGTCGGCCGGGGCGACGAACGCGACGGGCACGTCGTCGGTTCCGACGTCGGCGTGGAGTGCTGCGGCGAGCGCGATCGCGTCGCCGTTGCGCAGGCCCGCGTCGATCACGACCAGGTCGGGATGCACCCGGAGCGAGCCGAGCACGCGATCCGGCAAGGGCGGGCTCGTGAGCGCGGTGTACCGCTCGGGTTCGAGGATGCCGGTGAGCTCGCGCAGCACGCCCTCGGATTCGGCCACGAGCAGGATCGTCCCGCGCTCACTCATCGCTGCCCCCTCTCTCGAGGTGCCGGCGCGCCCCGTGGGCGGCCTCGGGGCAAGGCTAGCGAGCACCGCGTGCGGTTCCTCCCCCTCGTTCGGGTGCCACGCGCGCGACACGCCATGCGACCGGTCGGCGCTCCGGCGTCCCGCATCACTAGCCTCGGGCTCACGGCACGTGGCCGGCATCGACGCAGGACGGAGCGCATGCGCATGACCGCACCCGAAGCAGCAGGCCGGGCCCGAGGCACGGAAGACCCCGTGGCGAGGATCGTCGCACAGGAGGTCGCGAGCCTGCGCGAAGGGTTCGGCAGGGGCGCCGAGTTCGCGGTCACCCGCTCGACCGCGCGAGAGCGGATGCTGCACCGCCTCGAGTGCGCCTCGATCGCGTCGCACCTCGACCCGTCCTCGCGGTGGACCACCCCGCACCGCCGGAGGCTGGACGCCGATCCGTCGTACCGGATCCCGATGCCGGTCCTCGTGACGCGCCAGGCGGCGCGCGAACTGACCGGCGTGCGGTCGTGCCGCGTGTGCTGGCCGAACGTGTCGGGCGAGGAGCCGCGGCCGCTCCGGCACGTCTCGGCACAGCGCCTCGGGCCGCAGCACGTCGGTCGCGTGCTCGCCCGCCCCGACGGCGAGCCGCTCGGCACGATCGTGCGCTGGCGTGCCCGCATCGGTGCGGACCTCTTCGGCGTCGAGCACGACGAGATCGAGATCACGACCTCGGCCGGGGTCGTGACCGTCGCACGCGACGGGCGGGTCACGATCTGGGACCTCCCGACCGATGAGGAGGCGATCCGGCGCAAGACCGAGCTCGTCCACCGGTTCGCGAGCGGCGACCCGCGCCCCGCCTAGACTGGTCGGGCGTTCGCGGGAGTGGTGAAACTGGCAGACACGCAGGATTTAGGTTCCTGTGCCTCCGGGCGTGCGGGTTCGAGTCCCGCCTTCCGCACGACACGACACGACGGTCATCCGCTCGTTCCCCTCGGGGGAAACCCCGATGGTGCGGAGGCGCGCGCTCGGTAGACTTCTGGGGTCCCGGCGATTCGAGCCGGTCGCCGAAACCACGACAGGGAGCACCGACGCCCGTGATCCACGCCGCGCTCATCCCCTGGCTCGACCCGGAGACGATCATCCAGTCGGCCGGTCCATGGGCCCTGCTCGTCGTGTGCTTCATCGTGTTCGCCGAGACGGGCCTGCTCGTCGGCTTCCTCCTGCCGGGCGACACCCTGCTCGTCATCTCGGGTCTGCTCTCGAACCCCGACGTCGTGCCACCGAACGGCGTGTTCGGCGTCTCCGTGTGGCTCGTCGCGCTGCTCATCGGCGTCTCGGCGTTCGTCGGCGGTGAAGTGGGCTACGAGATCGGCCACCGCGGCGGCCCGAAGGTGTTCGAACGCAAGGAGAGCGGCGTCTTCAGCGTCCGGAACGTGGAGCGGACCAATGCGTTCTTCGTCCGCTTCGGCGGGATCACGATCATCCTCGCCCGGTTCGTGCCGATCGTGCGCACGTTCGCGCCCGTCGCAGCCGGCGTCGGGCACATGCGGCGCAGCCGGTACACCCTGTACAACTTCATCGGCGCGGTGCTGTGGGGCATCGGGCTGACGATGCTCGGCTACGCGGTCAGCTTCATCCCGCCGGTCGCGTACCTCGTGCGCGAGTACATCGACCTGATCCTCCTGGTCGCGGTGGGCGGCACCGCCCTGGTCACCGCTTGGCACTACTTCCGCGAGCGGGCGAAGGCCAGGCGCGCGGCGGCCGCGGGCGACGACGTCGTCACCGACGAAGACGAGGCCGAGGAGCTCGTGCTCGACCCCGACGTGTTCGACCGGCCGTCGCATCACGACGGCGACCACCCTCGCCGCGGCGACCAGCACGGCGACGGACGCCCGCCGCACGAGGGCGGCTGACCCGGAGCGGATGCCGCGACACGACGTCGCACGCGATCAGCCCGCGAACCACCCCGTCGCGCCGACGGTCTCGCCCATTCGGGGCACGTACTGGTCGAAGTAGACGCGCGAGACGAGTTCCCGGCGGCTGCGGACGCCGGCCTTGTCGAACACCGACTTCAGGTGGTCCTGCACGGTGTAGGCCGACACGTGCAGCGTCGAGGCGATCTCCTTCGTCTCGACGCCCTGGAGCACGAGGCGCGTGACATCGCGCTCGCGCGAGGTGAGCCCGAACGCGGCGACCACGAGCGAGACGATCTCGGGCGGCCTCGCCTCCTCGATGGTCACGACGACGTCGCCGGTCGCGCCGGCGGCGCCGCGCAGCGGCGACGCGTGGAGGAGCAGCCAGGTGCCGGACGCGGTCCGGACCCGGGCGCGCGCCGGGGGTGAAGCGGGGTCGGCGAGCGTGCGGCGTGCGGCCCCGACGAGCGAGGTGACGAGGCTGAGCGGGTCGCCGCCATGCGCGTTGCCGCGCAGCGCCGCGAGTCGCTCCTCGGCGCCGAGGCTGATCTGCGCCACCTCGTCGTGCGCGTCGACGATGACGACGGCGGGGCCGCCGGTCTCGTCGCCCGCATCCTCGTGGGCGAGTCGGGTGAGGATGCCCGAGCGCACGCCTCGCGCGAAGGACTCCGACAGCGAACCCAGGAAGTCGACCTCGTCCGAGGTGAAGGAGGGGTCCTCCGGCCCACGGAAGATCGCGAGGCACCCCCAGACGGCGGTGCCGTCGCGGAACAGCAGACGGGCCTCGTCGGCGAATCCGTAGACGGGCGTCATGAGCCGCGTCATCCGCTGCGACCGGTCGAGCTCGTCGCCGGCGGTCGCGTGCATGCCGATCGCGCGGTGATCGCCGGCCGCGAGCGATCGGAACGACGTCGGCTCCTCCGAGCCGTACTCGATGATGCCGAAGAGCCGATCGTGCTCGTTGTGCGCCTTCAGCGCGCCGTACTTGCGGGCACTCGTGAGCATCATCGTCGCGGGGTCGTGGGTGCCGACGCACGCGCCCACCCAGGGGACGGCGCGGAGCACCGAGTCCGTCGCCTCGCCGATGAACTCGTCGAGATCGAGCCCGGCGCGCGAGAGCACGTCGAGGTCGCCCCGCACGCGGGCCCCGGTCAGCTGGGGAATCACGCGTTCAGTATGCGCCTCGCCCGGCCCGACCGGTATCCCAGATCACTGGGAATCGCCCTGTCCGGCCGCGTGGATTCCGGATTCCCCGGGCGCTCGGGATGTCGCCCGGGCCGCCGCGCCGCGCACGATGGCTGCACGCCGACGACGCGACCGCGCAGCTCTGCATGTCGCTCGTGCGGCTCGAGGTCCCGGGATGCTCGTGCGACTCGCGGCAGAGGTGGACACATCACCCGTACTCCTGAATCGAAGGACTGACATGAACCTCTCACTCACCGACACCTCGACGCTTCGCGGGGCCGGAACGGTGCTCCTGCCCGGCGATCCCGGCTACGAGGCGGCGACCGTCCCGTGGAACCTCGCGGTCGTGCAGCGCCCAGCCGCCGTCGCCGTCCCCCGCTCGACCGACGAGGTCGCGCGCGTCGTCCGGGCTGCGACCGGGCTCGGCATGCGCGTCGCGCCGCAGAGCACCGGCCACGGCGCCGCGATGCTCGCGAACCGGTCGCTCGCCGACGCCGTGCTGGTCCGGATGCACGAGCTGACCGGCGTCACGATCGATCCCGCCGCGCGAACGGCCCGCGTGGTCGGCGGCACGCTGTGGCGCGATGTCGTCACGGCTGCTGCCGCACACGGGCTCGCCGCGCTGCACGGAAGTGCCGGCGACGTCGCCGTGGCCGGCTACGCCCTGGGCGGCGGCCTCTCGTTCTACGGCCGCGCGCACGGGCTGGCCTCGTCGCACGTCCGCGCGGTCGAACTCGTGACGGCCGACGGCGGGCTCATTCGCGCGAGCGCCGAAGAGCATTCCGACCTGTTCTGGGCCCTCCGCGGCGGGGGCGGGGGCAACTTCGGCGTCGTCGTCGCGGTCGAGATCGACCTGATCCCGGTTGCCGACGTCGTCGGCGGCATGCTGCTCTGGGACCTCTCCCGAGCACGCGAGGTGACGCGAGCCTGGGCGCGGTGGACGGCCGATCTCCCCGAGTCGGCCACCACCTCGCTGCGCTACCTGCGCTTCCCGCCCGATCCGGCGATGCCGCCGTTCCTCAGCGGCCGCAGCCTCGTGGTGATCGACGGTGCGATCCTCGAGGACGACGAGCGGGCGGCCGAGCTGCTCGCACCGCTGCGCTCGCTCGACCCCGAGATCGACACGTTCGCCCGCATCCCGGCCGCCGGACTCGTGGACGTGCACATGGACCCGCCGGGACCGGTTCCTGCGGTCAGCGATCACGCGATGCTCGCCGATCTGCCGGATGCCGCGATCGAGGCGCTGCTGGCGGTCGCCGGGCCGGATGTCGACATCCCCCTCATGGCGGCCGAGCTCCGCCACCTGGGCGGCGCGCTCGCGCGCCCGAACCGCGGGGCGCTCACGCTGCTCGACGGCGCGTTCGCGCTGTTCGCGGTATCCGCCACGCCGACGCCCGAACTGGCGGCGGCCGGCGAGGCGGTCACCCGGTCGATCGCCTCCGCACTGGCGCCCTGGACCTCGGGTTCGACGTTCCTGAACTTCGCCGAGCGCGAGATCGACCCCCGAACCGCGTTCGACGACGCCGACTGGGCGCGCCTGGTGGAGGTGCGTCGCAGCGTCGACCCGACCGGCGTCTTCGCCGCCGCCCACGCGATCGACCCGCGCCGCTGAGCACCGCACGCCGCGGTTCGACGCACCACTGAGCGGATGCCGCCCGTCGGCCGGGTCCCGGAGGGCCCGGCCGACGCGCCGCCATGCCCCGCGAACGCCGAGCGCTGACGCGCCGTGGCCTCAGGCGTGCGTCGCCGGCTCCCGCCGCCCACGCCCTGACGGCTCGAGCTGGAACGTCGAGTGCTCGACGTCGAAGTGCTCGTCGAGGCATCCGCCCAGTTCGTCGAGCAGCGCGTCGACTCGGTGCTCGGCGAACACCGCCGGCTCGACCTCGACATGGGCGCTGAACACGTGCGCGCCGGTCGTGATCGCCCACACGTGGACGTCGTGCACGGCGACCACGCCGTCGGTTCGGAGGATGTGCTCGCGGATCTCCGCGACATCCGTCTCGGCGGGAACCGACTGGCTGAGCACGTGCACGACGTCGCGCAGCAGCACGATCGCGCGCGGGACGATCAGGGCCGCGATCAGGAGCGACGCGATCGGGTCGGCGGCGCTCCACCCGGTCGTGAGGATGACGATCGCCGCCGCGATGACCATGACCGACCCGACGGTGTCGCCGAACACCTCGAGGTAGGCGCCGCGGAGGTTGATCGAGGTGCCCGCCCCGCCGCGCAGCACGAGCAGCGCCGCGACGTTCGCGACGAGGCCGGCGACCGCGACGACGAGCATCGGCCCGCCCCCGACCTCGTGCGCCTCACCCGCGGCGCCGGACACGAGCCGGCCGACGGCGCCGATCGTGACGGTCGCGGCGACGACGATGAGCACGACCCCGTTGATGAGCGCGCCGAGCACCTCGAACCTGCGGAAGCCGTACGTCTGGCGGTCGGTCGCCGGCCGGGCGGCGACGAGCGCGGCGCCGAGCGCGACGACGAGTCCGAACAGGTCGCTGACCATGTGCCCGGCGTCGGCGAGGAGGGCGAGCGAGCCGCTGAGGAACCCGCCGACCACCTGGACGATGACGAACGAGCCGATGATCGCGATCGCGATCAGCAGGCGGGTTCGTCCGGCGGCGTGCGCGTCGGCGGCGTGGTCGTGCGTGTGTCCCATCCCCTCAAGCGTAGGCACGGATGCCGCCGCTCGCCGGTGATGGGAATGAGTCCCGTTCTCGCGGCCGCTCGGCCGGTGGCGATCAGCCGGACCGCGCGACGCGCTCGAGCTCGGGCAGCAGCGCCCGGAACGCGCGCGCCCGGTGGCTGTGCGCGTTCTTGACCTCGGGCGCGAGCTCGGCGGCCGACACGTCGAACCCGTCGGGCAGGAAGATCGGGTCGTACCCGAACCCGTTGACGCCCGCGCGCCCGGTCGCGATGCGGCCGGGCCATGTGCCGACGGCGGCGAATTCGTGCGGCTCGCCGCCCGCGGCATCCGGCACGACCAGGGCGATGGTGCAGTGGAAGTGCGCCGAGCGGTGCGGGTCGCGGATGTCGCCGAGCTGCGCGAGCAGCAGTTCGAGGTTCGCTTCGGCGCCGCGCCCGGGCCCGGCCCAGCGGGCCGAGAAGATGCCCGGCGAGCCGCCCATGACCTCGACCGCGATGCCCGAGTCGTCGGCGAGCGCGATGCACCCGGTGTGGGATGCCGCGGCGCGCGCCTTGATGAAGGCGTTCTCGTCGAAGGACGTGCCGTCCTCGACGGGCTCGGGCCCGTCGTAGGGCAGCACCGTGATGCCCGGGAACTCGGCGCCGAGGATCTGCTGGAACTCGGCGACCTTGTGGGCGTTGTG comes from the Agromyces marinus genome and includes:
- a CDS encoding helix-turn-helix transcriptional regulator — its product is MIPQLTGARVRGDLDVLSRAGLDLDEFIGEATDSVLRAVPWVGACVGTHDPATMMLTSARKYGALKAHNEHDRLFGIIEYGSEEPTSFRSLAAGDHRAIGMHATAGDELDRSQRMTRLMTPVYGFADEARLLFRDGTAVWGCLAIFRGPEDPSFTSDEVDFLGSLSESFARGVRSGILTRLAHEDAGDETGGPAVVIVDAHDEVAQISLGAEERLAALRGNAHGGDPLSLVTSLVGAARRTLADPASPPARARVRTASGTWLLLHASPLRGAAGATGDVVVTIEEARPPEIVSLVVAAFGLTSRERDVTRLVLQGVETKEIASTLHVSAYTVQDHLKSVFDKAGVRSRRELVSRVYFDQYVPRMGETVGATGWFAG
- a CDS encoding cation diffusion facilitator family transporter encodes the protein MGHTHDHAADAHAAGRTRLLIAIAIIGSFVIVQVVGGFLSGSLALLADAGHMVSDLFGLVVALGAALVAARPATDRQTYGFRRFEVLGALINGVVLIVVAATVTIGAVGRLVSGAAGEAHEVGGGPMLVVAVAGLVANVAALLVLRGGAGTSINLRGAYLEVFGDTVGSVMVIAAAIVILTTGWSAADPIASLLIAALIVPRAIVLLRDVVHVLSQSVPAETDVAEIREHILRTDGVVAVHDVHVWAITTGAHVFSAHVEVEPAVFAEHRVDALLDELGGCLDEHFDVEHSTFQLEPSGRGRREPATHA
- a CDS encoding FAD-binding oxidoreductase, translating into MNLSLTDTSTLRGAGTVLLPGDPGYEAATVPWNLAVVQRPAAVAVPRSTDEVARVVRAATGLGMRVAPQSTGHGAAMLANRSLADAVLVRMHELTGVTIDPAARTARVVGGTLWRDVVTAAAAHGLAALHGSAGDVAVAGYALGGGLSFYGRAHGLASSHVRAVELVTADGGLIRASAEEHSDLFWALRGGGGGNFGVVVAVEIDLIPVADVVGGMLLWDLSRAREVTRAWARWTADLPESATTSLRYLRFPPDPAMPPFLSGRSLVVIDGAILEDDERAAELLAPLRSLDPEIDTFARIPAAGLVDVHMDPPGPVPAVSDHAMLADLPDAAIEALLAVAGPDVDIPLMAAELRHLGGALARPNRGALTLLDGAFALFAVSATPTPELAAAGEAVTRSIASALAPWTSGSTFLNFAEREIDPRTAFDDADWARLVEVRRSVDPTGVFAAAHAIDPRR
- a CDS encoding DedA family protein translates to MHAALIPWLDPETIIQSAGPWALLVVCFIVFAETGLLVGFLLPGDTLLVISGLLSNPDVVPPNGVFGVSVWLVALLIGVSAFVGGEVGYEIGHRGGPKVFERKESGVFSVRNVERTNAFFVRFGGITIILARFVPIVRTFAPVAAGVGHMRRSRYTLYNFIGAVLWGIGLTMLGYAVSFIPPVAYLVREYIDLILLVAVGGTALVTAWHYFRERAKARRAAAAGDDVVTDEDEAEELVLDPDVFDRPSHHDGDHPRRGDQHGDGRPPHEGG
- a CDS encoding non-canonical purine NTP pyrophosphatase translates to MPQPLEVVLATHNAHKVAEFQQILGAEFPGITVLPYDGPEPVEDGTSFDENAFIKARAAASHTGCIALADDSGIAVEVMGGSPGIFSARWAGPGRGAEANLELLLAQLGDIRDPHRSAHFHCTIALVVPDAAGGEPHEFAAVGTWPGRIATGRAGVNGFGYDPIFLPDGFDVSAAELAPEVKNAHSHRARAFRALLPELERVARSG
- a CDS encoding PAS domain S-box protein, encoding MSERGTILLVAESEGVLRELTGILEPERYTALTSPPLPDRVLGSLRVHPDLVVIDAGLRNGDAIALAAALHADVGTDDVPVAFVAPADDVGIRVRALAAGDDLMSTPFDPQDVLDRVERLVVVSRLRRALRESQAGFREAAASEREAVVTADERGVIRGWNDAATALLGHTEAQALGQPVGMLVPLRERHRFRASLDRVRVGDDRHIIGASIDLSVARRDGTEFLAGLSYATWVFGGRRYFTGIVRELEDRAVDADAFGSVPEASIDAIVSADRDGRIVAWNSAATRVLGYEEEEAVGRLLDLIVPPEFHDAHHAGMRRYAETGEAKVIGRTVELSARTKAGERIPIELSLSTWMIRGERFYTGIIRDIGERRAAEAAIRRSERDLRARSAELREKNAALEGTLDQLSRMQDQLILQEKMASLGRLSAGMAHELNNPASAAQRGSSQAQAAFAKLQVTQLELGRLGLYGSRLERLRELDALAAERADRPAEYGALERSDREAAVESWLDEHGVAEAGELAPSLVSLGIGIDDLERLEEVFPEEERRVIVVWLSQKYLVYSLLAEVAVGTTRMVELVKALKTYTYMDQAPVQDVDVRHGLDNTLVMLHNKLKRGVRVVKEYDADLPTIQAHASELNQVWTNLIDNAIDAMGGEGTLTVRARGEGDRIVVEVEDDGPGMSPEARSRVFDPFFTTKPLGEGTGLGLPISRNIIVKKHHGDLEVDSGPAFTRFTARLPVGVAPSDDGEED
- a CDS encoding FAD-dependent oxidoreductase: MAKPVIMTVDDEPQVLSAIARDLSARYRDDYRIVRAGSGADALDAVQGFKRRGDRVALFLVDQRMPGMTGTEFLAEALTLYPDAKRVLLTAYADTSAAITSINSLDLDYYLLKPWDPPEERLYPVIDELVDDWRANTPPLYEGIRVAGTLWSPTTHVVKDFLARSQIPYQWLDIEKNDGARALVEASSDGMHRLPVVFLPDGTTLFCPSLHELAERIGLRAPAQQPFYDLIVIGAGPAGLAAAVYGASEGLRTAVVEREVPGGQAGTSSRIENYLGFPHGISGADLARRAVTQARRLGAEILSPLSVTAIRVEDSYKIVELDDGSELRSRALVLATGVEARVLGIPGEERLLGASVYYGAAASEAMAYSGRRVVVVGGANSAGQGAMFLSRYAAEVVILVRKDGLESSMSRYLIDQIEAAPNVTVRAHSRVVALAGDDRLESMTVADTREGTEFELAADAMFVFIGAVPGTDLVRGLVELDEHGFVLTGTDLVHEGRRPHGWTPNRDPFPLEASIPGVFAAGDVRHDVMRRVASAVGQGAVAVNVVHKYLETV